A single region of the Thermococcus paralvinellae genome encodes:
- a CDS encoding DUF2095 family protein, with product MDEKKKKSVDEFAWQEYDKEEFKEKFPALAKELEEREGIVIEGYRVDEFQVLEEEELEEEKIDFSGYNPTVIDFLRRCETDEEALEIINWLEERGEITHEMAKDLRITLVKKGVRAFGPKKEWGWYERHGKH from the coding sequence ATGGATGAGAAAAAGAAGAAATCTGTGGATGAATTCGCCTGGCAGGAATATGATAAGGAGGAGTTTAAAGAAAAATTTCCTGCCTTGGCTAAAGAGCTTGAAGAAAGGGAAGGTATTGTTATTGAAGGTTATCGCGTAGATGAATTCCAGGTTCTTGAAGAGGAGGAGCTTGAAGAAGAGAAGATAGACTTTTCAGGATATAATCCCACAGTGATTGATTTCTTAAGAAGATGTGAAACCGATGAAGAGGCTTTAGAGATTATCAACTGGCTTGAGGAAAGAGGGGAAATAACTCACGAAATGGCCAAGGACTTGAGAATTACCCTTGTCAAGAAAGGAGTTAGGGCCTTTGGGCCAAAGAAAGAGTGGGGTTGGTACGAAAGACATGGAAAGCATTAA